The Oscillatoria acuminata PCC 6304 genomic interval CCGCAATTCAGAGGGTGAACCGGCAATACAGGGTTTAATTACATAAATTCCCCGCCACCCTTGGCGATAAACCGATTGCATTTGGGCCAAAGTGGCGACGGATTCATCTAAGGCGATCGCCGTGGAAAAGCGATTTTCCAACTCCACCATCGCCTGCAACTCTGTCACCGGCAGCGGTTGTTCCAGATATTCAATGACTCCCCCGAGTTGATCACAGATTTGCAGCCATGCTTCAGCTTCCGCCACACTGAGTCCCCCATTGGCATCAAGACGGAGACCAACAGGTTGATCGTAAATTGCTTGTTGCAAAGCTAAAACCAGTTCCTGCAAAATCCGGACTTCTCGCTGGAATGGCAAGATGCCAATTTTCCATTTAAAAGTCCGATATCCTTGCATCCAGAGGATTTGACGTCCGAGTAAAGCCCCTTCTCCTCCGGGTAACAATCCGCTATAGTTTGATTTAGAAGCGGGAGTTTTATCTTCCGAAAAAGCTGATTTGAACTGAGTTTTTAAGGTAGCAGATTCCCAGGCTGATTCTAAGCCAAATTGACAGGCAGGTAAGTTAGGAGGAATTGAAAAAATCGTGCGATCGCTAATCACATCCGGCAGGTTTTGACAATAGTCTAAGGCTTCTAAGAATGTTTCTGAACCAAACCAGCCGATGGGTGCAATTTCACCAAACCCCATCTTTCCATTATCAGCAGTTAGGCGCAGAATAATTCCCTCCCGGATTTCCCAAGTCCCATGACTAGTTTGCAGCGGGCGTTTAAACTTACGTTGATAGGGACGAAATTTGAATTGATAATTCATAATATGATCCGGTTGCCATGAAAGAGGGAGGAAATTATCAGCCAGTGGGGGACAGCCATCCCATCCGTTTCACCAAACCCCTCCTCACGAAGGGGTGCTCACCCTAACCTGAAAAGAATTTTATCACTGATTTGAGATAGGCTGAGGGATTTTCCCAATGAATCGTATGCCCGCTATCGGGGATAATTTCCAGTTGGGCAACGGGACAGACTTGGGTAATTTTGTGATTAATTTCCTGAAATTTACGATCCCATTCTCCCACCAGTAACAGCAGGGGAACAGGATGAGACGGCAGCAGTTCCCAGAGGGAGGGTTGACTGCCGCTTCCCATCTGTCGAAGGGAAGTTGCTAAGGTTTTGGGCTGATTTTGCAAGCGATTCTGGAAGAGGCGATCGAAGGAAGGATGATGGCGAACTGAATCAAACAAAGGTTGCTGATACCACTGACTTAAAAAGGAGTAAAAATCGCCAGTTTCCAACTGTTGGGCGAGAATTTCATCTCGATGACGACGTTGCGATCGCCCCTCGGCAGAAGACAACCCTGGTGAAGCGGATTCTAAAATCACTTTTTCAAAACGTTCCGGGAAATGCAGGGTTAAATACAATGCCAATCGCCCTCCCATTGAATATCCCAGTAAATAACACCGGAAAATTCCTAAATCATCCAATAACTCAATCAACCCGTGGGCAGTTTGAGGCATTTGATAACAGTCATCTCCCCCCAAAATCTGAGTTTTTCCATGTCCCGGCAAATCCACCGTCACACAGTAAAATTTATCCGATAGCGTCTCAATGATTTCATGAAAGTTATCCCACCGCCCCATAAAGCCGTGCAAAAATAGAATACAAGGGTTTTGGGGATTTCCGAAAATTTTATAATGAAAATCATACAAGCTGGGCATTTTTATCGTCATGAAGGGAACGGCAAAACCGTCCCCCACCCCTATTTAAAAATTGGATAGCCGGGAAATACATTTACAGAATAAATCCCAGCCCTAACAATAACCCACTCCAAAAATGAACGGCGATCGCAATAAATTTGCAGTTACTTACTTGGTCGGGACTGTCATGATAAGTAGCAACATGACGGCAGAGTTTCAGACTCGCAGGAATTCCCACAAAACTGAGTAACGTCCAAACCGGGAAGCTACCCAGGGCCACCAAAACCCCTGTAATCGCGAAAATACTCCCACAAAACCAGGGTAAGAGTTGAGCCCCTCGCTGAGTCCCCATGCGAACCAGAGGCGATCGCTTCCCGGCAGCTAAATCATCCTCCACTTGGTGAAAATGAGAACAAAATAACACCAACGTAGTCGCAATTCCCACCACAATTGAAGCCAATAAACTCAGATTGGACCAACTTTGGACTTGACTATAATAAGCCGCCGAAACCCCCAAAGGACCAAAGGCAAAAAAACAGAGAAATTCCCCCAATCCTTGATAGCCCAGCCGAAA includes:
- a CDS encoding o-succinylbenzoate synthase, coding for MNYQFKFRPYQRKFKRPLQTSHGTWEIREGIILRLTADNGKMGFGEIAPIGWFGSETFLEALDYCQNLPDVISDRTIFSIPPNLPACQFGLESAWESATLKTQFKSAFSEDKTPASKSNYSGLLPGGEGALLGRQILWMQGYRTFKWKIGILPFQREVRILQELVLALQQAIYDQPVGLRLDANGGLSVAEAEAWLQICDQLGGVIEYLEQPLPVTELQAMVELENRFSTAIALDESVATLAQMQSVYRQGWRGIYVIKPCIAGSPSELRQFCNLNQIDAVFSSVFETEIGRKAALNLAADIKNYNPRVLGFGVDHLLESEKALELLW
- the menA gene encoding 2-carboxy-1,4-naphthoquinone phytyltransferase, which codes for MTTQTIQPSNYKLWLAAIKPPMYSVAIMPIWVGTAVALYEHHSLNWSIFSTFISSAILILAWENISNDVFDSDTGIDKKKHHSLVNLTGNKSLIFWAGNLCLALGILGIGAICWWQQDLTVLGLILLCCFLGYMYQGPPFRLGYQGLGEFLCFFAFGPLGVSAAYYSQVQSWSNLSLLASIVVGIATTLVLFCSHFHQVEDDLAAGKRSPLVRMGTQRGAQLLPWFCGSIFAITGVLVALGSFPVWTLLSFVGIPASLKLCRHVATYHDSPDQVSNCKFIAIAVHFWSGLLLGLGFIL
- the menH gene encoding 2-succinyl-6-hydroxy-2,4-cyclohexadiene-1-carboxylate synthase, which gives rise to MTIKMPSLYDFHYKIFGNPQNPCILFLHGFMGRWDNFHEIIETLSDKFYCVTVDLPGHGKTQILGGDDCYQMPQTAHGLIELLDDLGIFRCYLLGYSMGGRLALYLTLHFPERFEKVILESASPGLSSAEGRSQRRHRDEILAQQLETGDFYSFLSQWYQQPLFDSVRHHPSFDRLFQNRLQNQPKTLATSLRQMGSGSQPSLWELLPSHPVPLLLLVGEWDRKFQEINHKITQVCPVAQLEIIPDSGHTIHWENPSAYLKSVIKFFSG